From Hymenobacter sedentarius, a single genomic window includes:
- the mltG gene encoding endolytic transglycosylase MltG, which produces MKRPLLLVGLLVLLLLLGAGSYAVWRVLYRPNVTVFAEGPAYLYIRTGTGFSAVLDSLQKQQLLLEPATFEWTARQHDYPAHVKAGRYRLDPELSNLDLVNMLAQGRQDTVQFELKPFHYLDQLPPQVSRQLETDPFKLQLRLGNNADLLARFRLDTCTIRTLFIPGQYRLLWNTSAPAFLDTVAATYRRFWTAERRARADSLKMTPVQVSVLASIVQRETAQPTDKPLIAAVYLNRLRNGQPLQADPTLLWPLHGLGTRKRVLNVDKKVDSPYNTYRHKGLPPGPITTPLPSSLNAVLRPAHNKNLFFCARPDGSGFSDFAETYAQHKRNARRYQHRLDSLGVKR; this is translated from the coding sequence ATGAAGCGCCCCCTCCTCCTCGTTGGCTTGCTGGTACTGCTACTGTTGCTCGGTGCCGGTAGCTACGCGGTGTGGCGCGTGCTGTACCGGCCCAACGTGACGGTGTTTGCCGAGGGCCCGGCCTATTTGTACATCCGCACGGGCACGGGCTTTTCGGCGGTGCTCGATTCGTTGCAAAAGCAGCAGCTGCTGCTGGAGCCGGCCACGTTTGAGTGGACGGCCCGGCAGCACGACTACCCCGCCCACGTGAAAGCCGGCCGCTACCGCCTCGACCCCGAACTGAGTAACCTGGACCTGGTGAACATGCTGGCCCAGGGCCGCCAGGACACGGTGCAGTTTGAGCTAAAGCCCTTTCATTACCTCGACCAGCTGCCGCCCCAGGTGAGCCGGCAGCTAGAAACTGACCCGTTTAAGCTGCAGTTGCGGCTGGGCAACAACGCCGACCTGCTGGCCCGGTTCCGGCTCGACACCTGCACCATCCGCACCTTGTTCATCCCCGGCCAGTACCGCCTGCTGTGGAACACCAGCGCCCCCGCCTTCCTGGACACCGTGGCGGCCACCTACCGCCGCTTCTGGACCGCGGAGCGCCGCGCCCGGGCCGATTCGCTGAAGATGACGCCGGTGCAGGTGAGCGTGCTGGCCAGCATTGTGCAGCGCGAAACGGCCCAGCCCACCGACAAGCCGCTCATCGCCGCCGTGTACCTCAACCGCCTGCGCAACGGCCAGCCCCTGCAGGCCGACCCCACCCTGCTCTGGCCGCTGCACGGCCTGGGCACCCGCAAACGCGTGCTCAACGTGGATAAAAAGGTGGATTCGCCCTATAATACCTACCGCCACAAGGGCCTGCCGCCGGGCCCCATCACCACGCCGCTGCCCAGCTCGCTGAACGCGGTGCTACGCCCGGCCCATAACAAAAACCTGTTTTTCTGCGCCCGCCCCGACGGCAGCGGCTTCTCCGATTTTGCCGAAACCTACGCCCAGCACAAGCGCAACGCCCGCCGCTACCAGCACCGGCTCGACAGCCTCGGCGTGAAGCGCTAA
- a CDS encoding ribonuclease D, translated as MPTIHYLTTADAIAEAAAHFATLPRIGIDLEFDDMRHRYGRHLALIQVFDGQEAYLIDPLPLPDMAAGLEPLFAVLREPAVAKVFHSCKSDILLLDEVFGVNCRNIVDTSVQFTLLAAEDNNISLGRLIQSELGFEVDKGEQKSNWLKRPLTDAQMEYAANDVLYLFELTDRLTTRLNELGRGEWAAQENLALEAVRYGRDDPRPWSRNAAKYKISPSEMPIFRELYMLRDSVARQLDRPPYHVLSNDRLAELARQPIENANQLRTANGLHPELKRSPYAEQLLAIGTTDLAPEAPLPPEQRKFPFRRRLNGPAAARAEARETLLNALKTHLATDHGTTMANMVLSNRLISEIIEQGANAALRPWQQQLLRESAERHGEDYGQIAEPF; from the coding sequence ATGCCGACGATACATTACCTCACCACTGCCGACGCTATTGCCGAGGCGGCCGCTCACTTTGCCACCCTGCCGCGCATTGGCATCGATTTGGAGTTTGACGATATGCGCCACCGCTACGGGCGGCACCTGGCGCTCATCCAGGTTTTCGACGGCCAGGAAGCGTACCTGATTGACCCGCTGCCGCTGCCCGACATGGCCGCCGGCCTGGAGCCCCTGTTTGCGGTGTTGCGCGAGCCGGCCGTGGCCAAGGTATTTCACTCGTGCAAGTCGGACATTCTCTTGCTTGACGAGGTTTTCGGGGTAAACTGCCGCAACATCGTCGATACCAGTGTCCAATTTACACTGCTGGCCGCTGAGGATAACAACATTTCTCTCGGCCGCCTCATCCAGTCGGAACTGGGCTTTGAGGTTGACAAAGGCGAGCAGAAATCCAATTGGCTGAAGCGCCCGCTGACCGACGCCCAAATGGAGTACGCCGCCAACGACGTGCTGTACTTATTTGAGCTCACGGACCGCCTCACCACCCGCCTCAACGAATTGGGCCGCGGCGAGTGGGCCGCCCAGGAAAACCTGGCCCTGGAGGCCGTGCGCTACGGCCGCGACGACCCGCGCCCATGGTCGCGCAATGCCGCCAAATACAAGATTTCGCCCTCGGAAATGCCCATTTTCCGGGAGCTTTACATGCTGCGCGACAGCGTGGCCCGGCAGCTCGACCGCCCGCCGTACCACGTGCTCAGCAACGACCGCCTGGCGGAGCTGGCCCGCCAGCCCATCGAAAACGCCAACCAGCTGCGCACCGCCAACGGCCTGCACCCCGAGCTGAAACGCTCGCCCTACGCCGAGCAGCTGCTGGCCATCGGCACCACCGATTTGGCCCCAGAGGCGCCGCTGCCGCCCGAGCAGCGCAAGTTTCCGTTCCGCCGCCGGCTCAACGGCCCCGCCGCGGCCCGCGCCGAAGCCCGCGAAACCTTGCTCAACGCCCTCAAAACGCACCTTGCCACCGACCACGGCACCACCATGGCCAACATGGTGCTCAGCAACCGGCTGATTTCGGAAATCATCGAGCAGGGTGCCAACGCGGCCCTGCGCCCTTGGCAGCAACAGCTGCTGCGCGAATCGGCGGAGCGCCACGGCGAGGATTATGGCCAGATAGCCGAGCCCTTTTAA